One Elephas maximus indicus isolate mEleMax1 chromosome 16, mEleMax1 primary haplotype, whole genome shotgun sequence DNA window includes the following coding sequences:
- the OPALIN gene encoding opalin translates to MSFSLNFTLPANMTASPVVTGGKEADCKSSVGLAAGIPSLAATALLVALLLTLIQRRRRSNDSIEEHERPCEISDIFDNPKISENPRRSPTHDDVMGTEEGHIYVKTVARSEGAMDDTYRRPPVEMERRRGLWWLIPRLSLE, encoded by the exons ATG aGTTTTTCCCTCAACTTCACCCTGCCGGCTAACATG ACTGCCTCCCCAGTTGTTACAGGTGGGAAAGAAGCA gacTGCAAGTCTTCTGTTGGGTTGGCAGCAGGCATTCCATCCCTGGCGGCCACAGCCCTGCTGGTGGCTTTATTATTGACCTTGattcaaagaagaagaagaagcaatGACTCCATCGAG GAACATGAGAGACCGTGTGAAATTTCAGACATCTTTGACAACCCCAAGATATCTGAG aatCCTCGGCGGTCACCCACACATGATGATGTAATGGGGACAGAAGAAGGCCACATATATGTGAAGACTGTAGCAAGAAGCGAGGGGGCCATGGATGACACTTATCGTCGCCCTCCTgtagaaatggagagaagacGGGGCTTGTGGTGGCTTATACCCAGACTGAGCCTAGAATGA